From Pseudomonas vanderleydeniana, the proteins below share one genomic window:
- a CDS encoding metal ABC transporter ATP-binding protein, translating to MIRCQALRWGPPGQPLTPAVDFELATGSLTAVIGANGTGKSSLLKVLAGLQKPLAGKVHLDVPRRGGLSFLPQQQHLDRQFPINLQELVAAGLWGIKLTPAQRNERLQAVIADWNLAGLEQRPLMALSGGQLQRALLARLSLAEAPLLLLDEPHAALDEEGQALLWEHIHAWHAAGRTLVVVCHDLAAVRQHIPDALRIKDSGCLLAPSRELIVQQPITQVA from the coding sequence ATGATCCGCTGCCAGGCCCTGCGCTGGGGCCCGCCCGGCCAGCCGCTGACGCCAGCGGTGGATTTCGAACTGGCGACCGGCAGCCTGACGGCGGTGATCGGTGCCAACGGCACCGGCAAGAGCAGCCTGCTGAAAGTCCTCGCCGGGTTGCAGAAACCGCTGGCCGGCAAGGTGCACCTGGATGTTCCACGCCGCGGCGGCTTGTCGTTCCTGCCGCAACAGCAGCACCTCGACCGCCAGTTCCCGATCAACCTGCAGGAACTGGTGGCTGCCGGACTCTGGGGTATCAAGCTGACGCCAGCTCAGCGTAACGAACGCCTGCAGGCGGTGATCGCCGACTGGAATCTCGCCGGCCTGGAGCAACGACCGTTGATGGCCTTGTCCGGTGGTCAACTGCAACGTGCCCTGCTCGCCCGCCTGAGCCTGGCCGAAGCACCGCTGCTGTTGCTCGACGAACCCCACGCCGCGCTCGACGAGGAAGGCCAGGCGCTGCTGTGGGAGCACATCCATGCCTGGCACGCGGCGGGGCGCACCCTGGTGGTGGTCTGTCATGACCTCGCCGCCGTCCGCCAGCACATTCCCGATGCCTTAAGGATCAAGGACAGCGGTTGCCTCCTCGCGCCAAGCCGCGAGCTGATCGTGCAACAACCGATCACGCAGGTGGCCTGA
- a CDS encoding carbonate dehydratase, which produces MIRKNPSGDLPVIAESAYVDKTAIICGKVVIGDNVFVGPYAVIRADEVNERGEMDPIIIGANSNIQDGVVIHSKSGAAVTIGEFSSIAHRSIVHGPCTVGNRAFIGFNSVLFNCVVGDGSVVRHNSVVDGRDLPPGFYVPSTTRIGPHTDLSQFPPVSVSASEFSEDVARTNVDLVRGYKALQNEF; this is translated from the coding sequence ATGATCCGCAAGAACCCTTCCGGCGACCTGCCGGTCATCGCCGAATCCGCCTACGTGGACAAGACCGCGATCATCTGCGGCAAGGTGGTGATCGGCGACAACGTCTTCGTCGGCCCCTATGCGGTGATCCGCGCCGACGAGGTCAACGAGCGCGGCGAGATGGACCCGATCATCATCGGCGCCAACTCCAACATCCAGGACGGCGTGGTGATCCACTCCAAGTCCGGCGCAGCCGTGACCATCGGCGAGTTCAGTTCCATCGCCCACCGCTCGATCGTCCACGGCCCCTGCACGGTTGGGAACCGGGCGTTCATCGGCTTCAACAGCGTGCTGTTCAACTGCGTGGTCGGCGACGGCAGCGTGGTGCGACACAACTCGGTGGTCGACGGCCGCGACCTGCCGCCAGGCTTCTACGTACCGTCCACCACCCGCATCGGGCCCCATACCGACCTGTCGCAATTCCCGCCGGTCAGTGTCAGCGCCTCGGAATTCTCCGAGGACGTGGCACGCACCAACGTCGACCTGGTCCGGGGCTACAAGGCCCTGCAGAACGAGTTCTGA
- a CDS encoding dihydroorotase yields the protein MASLLIRNARVVNEGRQFDADVRVINGRIDSIAPEIGNASADVEIDAGGDWLLPGMIDDQVHFRDPGAPAKGSIHSESRAAVAGGITSYMDMPNTRPATLTLDALADKKRRAASASVANYGFHFGVSHDNLDTVAALDPRQVAGVKVFMGASTGNMLVDDPQILERLFAEVPTILLAHCEHTPTIDTRLKNLKELLGGMIPPAAHPLIRNAEACYRSSSLAVELARKHGTRLHVLHLTTERELELFENKPLGEKLITAEVCLHHLLFDDRDYPRLGNRIKCNPAIKHPSDRDALRKALLSNRLDVIGSDHAPHTWEEKQRPYEEAPSGLPLVQHALPALMELVADKVLPLTTLVEKTSHRVADLFAIAERGYLREGYWADLVLLNRQPQPRPVGGEPILYECGWTPFVEHRFRHHVRTTVVSGQLAWHAGQLQDGCQGLPLQFLR from the coding sequence ATGGCCAGCCTGCTGATCCGCAATGCCCGCGTGGTGAACGAGGGTCGCCAGTTCGATGCCGATGTGCGGGTGATCAACGGCCGCATCGACAGCATCGCCCCAGAGATCGGCAACGCCAGCGCCGATGTGGAAATCGATGCCGGCGGAGACTGGCTGCTGCCCGGGATGATCGACGACCAGGTGCATTTCCGCGACCCGGGTGCGCCAGCCAAGGGCAGCATCCACAGCGAATCGCGCGCGGCGGTGGCCGGTGGCATCACCAGCTACATGGACATGCCCAACACCCGTCCGGCGACCCTGACCCTCGATGCCCTTGCCGACAAAAAACGCCGGGCGGCGAGCGCCTCGGTGGCCAACTACGGTTTCCACTTCGGCGTCAGCCACGACAACCTCGACACCGTGGCCGCTCTCGACCCGCGCCAGGTGGCCGGGGTCAAGGTGTTCATGGGCGCGTCCACCGGCAACATGCTGGTGGATGATCCGCAGATCCTCGAGCGGCTGTTCGCCGAGGTGCCGACGATCCTGCTGGCCCATTGCGAACATACGCCGACCATCGACACGCGCCTGAAGAACCTCAAGGAGCTGCTGGGCGGCATGATTCCGCCAGCCGCCCATCCACTGATCCGCAATGCCGAGGCCTGCTACCGCTCCTCGTCTCTGGCGGTGGAACTGGCGAGAAAACATGGCACCCGCCTGCACGTGCTGCACCTGACCACCGAGCGCGAACTGGAGCTGTTCGAAAACAAGCCGCTGGGCGAAAAGCTGATCACCGCCGAAGTCTGCCTGCACCACCTGCTGTTCGACGACCGTGACTACCCACGCCTGGGCAACCGGATCAAGTGCAATCCGGCGATCAAGCACCCGTCCGACCGCGACGCGCTGCGCAAGGCACTGTTGAGCAACCGCCTGGATGTGATCGGCAGCGATCACGCACCGCATACCTGGGAAGAAAAGCAGCGCCCCTATGAGGAAGCACCCTCCGGCCTGCCGCTGGTGCAGCACGCGCTGCCGGCGCTGATGGAGCTGGTGGCGGACAAGGTGCTGCCACTGACCACCCTGGTGGAGAAGACCAGCCACCGGGTCGCCGACCTGTTCGCCATCGCCGAACGCGGCTACCTGCGCGAGGGCTACTGGGCCGACCTGGTCCTGCTCAATCGCCAGCCTCAGCCACGCCCGGTGGGTGGCGAGCCGATCCTCTACGAGTGCGGCTGGACGCCCTTCGTCGAGCACCGTTTCCGTCACCACGTGCGCACCACCGTGGTCAGCGGGCAACTCGCCTGGCATGCCGGGCAGCTTCAAGACGGCTGCCAGGGCCTGCCCCTGCAGTTTCTCCGTTGA
- the folE2 gene encoding GTP cyclohydrolase FolE2 codes for MNALTLPDIAAQSSRQALPLEWVGMCGIALPVAIDGQRLSATADAGVSLDDGEARGIHMSRLYLALERLQQQDLTPALIRDVLQQFLDSHDGLSSSAYLRIHTDLLLKRPALVSPLAGWKTYPVSVLAELKGGVFHVELKIDVAYSSTCPCSAALARQLIQQQFNQDFANQPLDPGKVLNWLGSTQGIVATPHSQRSIAHLQIRLDETTYRFPFEDLINAAEASLGTAVQTAVKRADEQAFALANGQNLMFCEDAARRLNLALQRSDAVQGFQLRVVHAESLHAHDAVAESRWNWRPA; via the coding sequence ATGAACGCGTTGACGCTGCCGGATATCGCCGCGCAGTCATCCCGGCAAGCCTTGCCCCTTGAGTGGGTGGGCATGTGCGGCATTGCTCTACCTGTCGCAATCGACGGCCAGCGCCTCAGCGCCACAGCCGACGCCGGGGTCAGCCTCGACGACGGTGAAGCGCGAGGCATTCACATGTCACGCCTGTACCTGGCCCTGGAGCGCCTGCAACAGCAGGACCTGACGCCGGCGCTGATCCGCGATGTCCTGCAACAATTCCTCGACAGCCATGACGGGCTGTCCAGCAGTGCCTACCTGCGCATCCACACCGACCTGCTGCTCAAGCGCCCGGCGCTGGTCAGTCCGCTGGCTGGCTGGAAAACCTATCCCGTCAGTGTGTTAGCCGAACTGAAAGGCGGAGTGTTCCACGTGGAACTTAAAATTGACGTGGCCTACTCCTCCACCTGCCCGTGCTCGGCCGCCCTCGCCCGCCAGTTGATCCAGCAGCAGTTCAACCAGGACTTCGCCAACCAGCCACTGGACCCTGGCAAGGTGCTGAACTGGCTCGGCAGTACCCAAGGCATCGTCGCTACGCCTCATAGCCAGCGCAGCATTGCACACCTGCAAATCCGGCTTGATGAAACAACGTATCGGTTTCCCTTCGAGGACCTGATCAATGCAGCCGAGGCCTCACTCGGCACCGCCGTGCAGACCGCCGTGAAACGTGCCGACGAGCAGGCCTTTGCCCTCGCCAATGGCCAGAACCTGATGTTCTGCGAAGACGCGGCACGCCGCCTGAACCTGGCGCTCCAGCGGTCGGACGCGGTGCAGGGTTTCCAGCTGCGAGTGGTCCACGCCGAAAGCCTGCACGCCCATGACGCCGTGGCCGAGAGCCGCTGGAACTGGAGGCCGGCATGA
- the thrS gene encoding threonine--tRNA ligase: MIRITLPDGSQREYDQPLSVFEVAASIGVGLARAAVAGRVDGVLVDCDTLIERDARVSIVTPRDDEGLEILRHSCAHLLAMAVKQLYPSAQVTIGPVIEDGFFYDFAYERPFTPKDLELIEARMQALAATNHSVRRRTLPRDAAIAHFENLGEHYKAELIRAIPEGETLSLYRQGDFEDLCRGPHVPSTGILQAFKLTKVAGAYWRGDASHAPLQRIYGTCWARPADLKAYLTRLEEAGKRDHRKLGTQLDLFHFDDCAPGSVFWHAKGWTLFQQLIGYLRQRQEQAGYVEVNTPDVMDRGLWETSGHWQNYRDHMFTTTTEDERVFALKPMNCPGALSIFGHGLKSYRDLPLRIAEFGKVHRYEPSGALHGLLRVRHFTQDDAHIFCTPAQMQAECETAIALVFDIYREFGFSDVVVKLSTRPLNRIGSDETWDQLEGALIGALGRMDIDYRINPGEGAFYGPKLEFVLRDAIGRDWQCGTLQVDLNLPERFDIGYIGENGERQRPVMLHRALFGSLERFIGILIEHYSGALPLWLSPCQAVVLNISEGQADYAQELTRQLKAHGLRAVADLRNEKIGYKIREHSLQKVPYLLVVGEKEKAAGLVSVRSRTGEDLGTMTVEALLQHLDL, translated from the coding sequence ATGATCCGCATCACCCTCCCCGACGGCTCGCAACGCGAATACGACCAGCCACTGTCGGTCTTCGAAGTGGCTGCCAGCATCGGCGTCGGCCTTGCCCGGGCAGCGGTGGCCGGCCGGGTCGACGGCGTGCTGGTCGACTGCGACACCCTCATCGAGCGGGATGCGCGGGTGAGCATCGTCACCCCGCGCGACGACGAAGGCCTGGAGATTCTCCGCCACTCCTGCGCGCACCTGCTGGCCATGGCGGTCAAGCAGCTCTATCCCTCGGCCCAGGTCACCATCGGCCCGGTGATCGAGGACGGGTTCTTCTACGACTTCGCCTACGAACGGCCCTTCACGCCCAAGGACCTGGAACTGATCGAAGCGCGGATGCAGGCCCTGGCCGCGACCAACCACTCGGTGCGCCGTCGCACCCTGCCGCGCGACGCGGCCATCGCCCACTTCGAGAACCTGGGCGAGCACTACAAGGCCGAACTGATCCGCGCCATTCCCGAAGGCGAAACCCTGTCGCTGTACCGCCAGGGTGATTTCGAGGACTTGTGCCGCGGGCCGCACGTACCGTCGACCGGCATCCTGCAAGCATTCAAGCTGACCAAGGTGGCCGGCGCCTACTGGCGCGGCGACGCCAGCCATGCGCCGCTGCAGCGCATCTACGGCACCTGCTGGGCCCGGCCCGCGGATCTCAAGGCCTACCTCACGCGCCTGGAGGAAGCCGGCAAGCGCGATCACCGCAAGCTCGGCACCCAACTGGACCTGTTCCACTTCGACGACTGCGCACCGGGCTCGGTGTTCTGGCACGCCAAGGGCTGGACGCTGTTCCAGCAACTGATCGGCTACCTGCGCCAGCGCCAGGAACAGGCCGGCTATGTCGAGGTGAATACGCCAGACGTCATGGACCGTGGCCTCTGGGAAACCTCCGGGCACTGGCAGAACTACCGTGATCACATGTTCACCACCACGACCGAGGACGAGCGGGTGTTCGCCCTCAAGCCGATGAACTGTCCGGGCGCGTTGTCGATCTTCGGCCATGGCCTGAAGAGCTACCGCGACCTGCCGCTACGGATCGCCGAGTTCGGCAAGGTCCATCGCTACGAACCCTCCGGCGCCCTGCACGGATTGCTGCGGGTGCGCCATTTCACTCAGGACGATGCCCACATCTTCTGCACCCCGGCGCAGATGCAGGCCGAATGTGAAACAGCGATCGCGCTGGTGTTCGATATCTACCGCGAGTTCGGCTTCAGCGACGTGGTGGTGAAACTCTCCACCCGCCCGCTCAACCGCATCGGCAGCGACGAGACCTGGGACCAGTTGGAAGGCGCACTGATCGGTGCCCTCGGGCGGATGGACATCGACTATCGGATCAACCCCGGCGAAGGCGCCTTCTACGGACCGAAGCTGGAGTTCGTGCTGCGCGATGCCATCGGCCGCGACTGGCAGTGCGGGACGCTGCAGGTCGACCTCAACCTGCCGGAGCGTTTCGACATCGGCTACATCGGCGAGAACGGCGAACGCCAGCGGCCGGTGATGCTGCACCGGGCGCTGTTCGGTTCGCTGGAGCGCTTCATCGGGATCCTCATCGAACACTACAGCGGTGCCCTGCCGCTGTGGCTGTCACCCTGCCAGGCGGTGGTGCTGAACATCAGCGAAGGACAGGCCGACTATGCCCAGGAGCTGACCCGGCAACTCAAGGCCCATGGCCTGCGCGCGGTGGCGGATCTGCGCAACGAGAAGATCGGCTACAAGATTCGCGAGCACAGCCTGCAGAAAGTGCCCTACCTGCTGGTGGTCGGCGAGAAGGAGAAGGCTGCGGGGCTGGTCAGCGTGCGCAGCCGGACGGGAGAGGACCTGGGGACGATGACGGTCGAGGCGTTGCTGCAGCATCTCGATCTCTGA
- a CDS encoding metal ABC transporter permease, which produces MVMFVQHLWQPFHDFVFMRRALLGGLVLACSTAPLGVFLILRRMSLIGDAVAHGILPGAAIGFWIAGLSLPALTLGGLGAGMGMAGLSAWITRRTGLREDASLAAIYPISLASGVLLLGIAGKRLDLLHLLFGSALAVDGPTLTGMLWVCGVSLLLLAAIYRPLMLDTLDPLFLQTVSRLGPLAHGVFLTLVVLNLVIGFQAIGALMVVGLMMLPAIASRFWSRRLPVLMLIAALLGCISVSVGLLLSFYYSQPSGPAIVLVAGCLYLLSVVFGPVHGLLRRPPLPSQ; this is translated from the coding sequence ATGGTGATGTTCGTCCAACACCTGTGGCAACCCTTCCACGACTTCGTTTTCATGCGCCGCGCCCTGCTCGGTGGCCTGGTCCTGGCCTGCAGCACCGCGCCGCTGGGGGTGTTCCTGATCCTGCGACGCATGAGCCTGATCGGTGACGCGGTGGCTCACGGTATCCTGCCCGGGGCCGCCATCGGCTTCTGGATCGCCGGCCTGAGCCTGCCAGCACTGACCCTCGGCGGCCTCGGGGCCGGCATGGGCATGGCCGGTCTGTCGGCCTGGATCACCCGCCGCACCGGCCTGCGCGAAGACGCCAGCCTGGCGGCGATCTATCCGATCTCACTGGCCAGCGGCGTGTTGCTGCTGGGCATCGCCGGCAAGCGCCTGGACCTCCTGCACCTGCTGTTCGGTTCGGCGCTGGCAGTGGACGGTCCGACCCTGACCGGCATGCTCTGGGTCTGCGGTGTCAGCCTGCTGCTGCTCGCGGCGATCTACCGGCCACTGATGCTCGACACCCTCGACCCCCTGTTCCTGCAAACCGTCAGCCGTCTCGGCCCGCTGGCCCACGGGGTGTTCCTGACCCTGGTGGTGCTCAACCTGGTGATCGGGTTCCAGGCCATCGGCGCGCTGATGGTGGTCGGCCTGATGATGCTGCCGGCGATCGCCTCGCGCTTCTGGAGTCGCCGCCTGCCGGTGCTGATGCTGATCGCCGCGTTGCTCGGCTGCATTTCGGTCAGCGTCGGCCTGCTGCTGTCGTTCTACTACTCGCAGCCCAGCGGCCCGGCCATCGTGCTGGTCGCCGGTTGCCTGTACCTGCTGTCCGTGGTCTTCGGTCCGGTGCACGGGCTGTTGCGCCGCCCGCCCCTGCCATCCCAATGA
- a CDS encoding metal ABC transporter substrate-binding protein: MRALLVLFSSVLALSLPLSSAQAAEKLPVVASFSILRDITQQIGGDHIQVTAMVGPDADAHTYEPTPDDAQALLKAKLIVKNGLEFEPWLDRLVTSTETKAPVVTASKGVLSHTMEEDGETVPDPHAWHNLANAELYVNNITKALIQVDPAHKDDYTRNSQDYLKQIYRLLAEAKIKLGNLPAGNRRIVTSHDAFGYLGQAYGIQFMAPQGLSTEREPSAAEVAELIRQIRKDKVKAVFMENIKDARLLKQIADESGAKIGGTLYSDALATEGPASTFIGLFEYNMNTLHAALSQ; the protein is encoded by the coding sequence ATGCGCGCTTTACTCGTACTGTTCAGCTCCGTGCTGGCCCTGTCGTTGCCGCTGTCCAGCGCCCAGGCCGCTGAGAAGCTGCCGGTGGTTGCCAGTTTCAGTATCCTGCGGGACATCACCCAGCAGATCGGCGGCGACCATATCCAGGTCACCGCGATGGTCGGCCCGGACGCCGACGCCCACACCTACGAACCCACCCCGGATGACGCCCAGGCGCTGCTCAAGGCCAAGCTGATCGTCAAGAACGGCCTGGAGTTCGAACCCTGGCTCGACCGCCTGGTGACCAGCACCGAGACCAAGGCCCCGGTGGTCACCGCCAGCAAGGGCGTGCTCTCGCACACCATGGAAGAGGACGGCGAAACCGTTCCCGATCCGCACGCCTGGCACAACCTGGCGAACGCCGAGCTGTACGTGAACAACATCACCAAGGCGCTGATCCAGGTCGACCCGGCGCACAAGGATGACTACACCCGCAACAGCCAGGACTACCTGAAGCAGATCTACCGCCTGCTGGCCGAAGCCAAGATCAAGCTCGGCAACCTGCCGGCCGGCAACCGCCGCATCGTCACCTCCCATGACGCCTTCGGCTACCTGGGCCAGGCCTATGGCATCCAGTTCATGGCACCCCAGGGCCTGTCCACCGAGCGCGAGCCGTCGGCCGCCGAAGTCGCCGAACTGATCCGGCAGATCCGCAAGGACAAGGTCAAGGCGGTGTTCATGGAGAACATCAAGGACGCTCGCCTGCTCAAGCAGATCGCCGACGAAAGCGGCGCGAAGATCGGCGGCACGCTGTACTCCGATGCCCTGGCGACCGAAGGCCCGGCCAGCACCTTCATCGGTCTGTTCGAATACAACATGAACACCCTGCACGCGGCGCTGAGCCAATGA
- a CDS encoding N-acetylmuramoyl-L-alanine amidase: MHRRQLLNFLLASAAFIPLGVSAAQIQNARLWRSGDKLRLVLDLSGPVQYKTFSLAAPERLIIDLSGAKLTGDFSQLALKNTVIRSIRSGHFGKGDTRIVLDLANPVQLTSFLLPPGDGQGHRLVLDLASNGSAATPPQALAAAAAAPQARHEPAPGKAHPKRDIMVVVDPGHGGKDPGAVGSKGQREKDVVLSIAQLLAKRLKREKGFDVRLVRNDDFFVPLRKRVEFSRKHNADMFISVHADAAPRITASGASVYCLSEGGATSTTARFMAQRENGADLIGAQSLLNLKDKDPMLAGVILDMSMNATIAASLQLGHTVLGSLEGITTLHQKRVEQAGFAVLKSPDVPSILVETGFISNVRDSQRLVTARHQQAIADGLFQGLKTYFEKNPPQDSYIAWRQQQAGEVVV; the protein is encoded by the coding sequence ATGCATAGACGTCAATTACTCAACTTCCTGCTGGCCAGTGCGGCCTTTATCCCGCTGGGTGTGTCGGCGGCACAGATCCAGAATGCCCGGCTGTGGCGTTCCGGCGACAAGCTGCGCCTGGTGCTCGATCTCAGTGGCCCGGTGCAGTACAAGACGTTTTCCCTGGCCGCGCCGGAGCGGCTGATCATCGACCTGAGCGGGGCGAAGCTGACGGGGGACTTCAGCCAGTTGGCCCTGAAGAACACGGTGATCCGCTCGATCCGTTCGGGGCATTTCGGCAAGGGCGATACGCGGATCGTCCTCGACCTGGCCAACCCGGTGCAGTTGACCAGCTTCCTGCTGCCGCCCGGCGACGGCCAGGGTCATCGGCTGGTGCTCGACCTGGCCAGCAACGGCAGCGCCGCCACGCCGCCCCAGGCCCTGGCCGCAGCGGCGGCAGCACCGCAGGCCCGGCATGAGCCGGCACCGGGCAAGGCCCACCCCAAGCGCGACATCATGGTGGTGGTCGACCCCGGGCACGGTGGCAAGGACCCGGGTGCGGTGGGGTCCAAGGGCCAGCGCGAGAAGGATGTGGTGCTGTCCATCGCCCAGCTCCTGGCCAAGCGGCTCAAGCGCGAGAAGGGCTTCGATGTGCGCCTGGTGCGCAACGACGACTTCTTCGTGCCGCTGCGCAAGCGCGTCGAGTTCTCGCGCAAGCACAACGCCGACATGTTCATCTCGGTGCACGCCGATGCGGCGCCACGGATCACCGCATCCGGGGCTTCGGTCTACTGCCTGTCGGAGGGTGGCGCGACCTCGACCACCGCGCGCTTCATGGCCCAGCGCGAGAACGGCGCCGACCTGATCGGCGCGCAGAGCCTGCTCAACCTCAAGGACAAGGACCCGATGCTGGCCGGGGTGATTCTCGACATGTCGATGAACGCGACCATCGCCGCCAGCCTACAACTGGGGCACACCGTGCTCGGCAGCCTGGAGGGCATCACCACCCTGCACCAGAAGCGCGTCGAACAGGCCGGCTTCGCCGTGCTCAAGTCACCGGACGTGCCATCGATCCTGGTTGAGACCGGCTTCATTTCCAACGTGCGCGATAGCCAGCGCCTGGTCACCGCCCGGCACCAGCAGGCGATCGCCGATGGGCTGTTCCAGGGCCTGAAGACCTACTTCGAGAAGAACCCGCCGCAGGACAGCTACATCGCCTGGCGCCAGCAGCAGGCGGGTGAGGTCGTGGTCTAG
- the hisI gene encoding phosphoribosyl-AMP cyclohydrolase, translating to MIARPPLSMLDLESAALGSRWPLTAVLDALPWNDDGLIAAIAQQHDTGEVLMLAWMNRQALAETLERGQVCYWSRSRRQLWRKGESSGHRQRLVEARLDCDGDAVLLLIEQQGPACHTGRPSCFYNAIRDGAVHVISAPQETPA from the coding sequence ATGATCGCCCGGCCACCCTTGTCGATGCTCGATCTGGAGAGCGCCGCCCTGGGTAGCCGCTGGCCGCTCACCGCCGTGCTCGACGCCTTGCCGTGGAACGACGACGGCCTGATCGCCGCCATCGCCCAGCAGCACGACACCGGCGAGGTGCTGATGCTGGCCTGGATGAACCGCCAGGCCCTGGCCGAAACCCTCGAGCGCGGCCAGGTCTGCTACTGGTCGCGCTCGCGTCGCCAGCTGTGGCGCAAGGGCGAGAGCTCCGGGCATCGCCAGCGCCTGGTCGAGGCCCGCCTCGATTGCGACGGCGACGCCGTCCTGCTGCTGATCGAGCAGCAGGGCCCGGCCTGTCATACCGGCCGCCCCAGCTGTTTCTACAACGCCATCCGCGATGGCGCGGTGCACGTCATCAGCGCCCCCCAGGAGACCCCTGCATGA
- a CDS encoding DUF3617 domain-containing protein yields the protein MNLRLPGLAIACAFVIPVAQAQVLQPGLWELTSSNVQVENQSLDVNMLLGVLKQNTTPEQRAALEKQGINLGGQGVRVCLTPQQVASEAIPLTDPQSGCQQQITERKGPDWKFRFSCPKAQGAGTAHFVSDREFTTKVSGTFNATGIQQNGSMDTKAVWLGQDCGAVKPRS from the coding sequence ATGAACCTTCGTCTGCCGGGGCTGGCCATTGCCTGTGCCTTCGTGATTCCCGTCGCCCAGGCACAAGTGCTGCAGCCCGGTCTGTGGGAGCTGACCTCCAGCAATGTGCAGGTCGAGAACCAGTCGCTGGATGTCAACATGCTGTTGGGCGTGCTCAAGCAGAACACCACGCCGGAGCAGCGCGCCGCCCTGGAAAAGCAGGGCATCAACCTGGGCGGGCAGGGCGTGCGGGTGTGCCTGACGCCGCAGCAGGTGGCGTCCGAGGCGATTCCGTTGACCGACCCGCAGTCCGGTTGCCAGCAGCAGATCACCGAGCGCAAGGGCCCGGACTGGAAGTTCCGCTTCAGCTGTCCGAAGGCCCAGGGCGCGGGTACGGCGCATTTCGTCAGTGATCGCGAGTTCACCACCAAGGTCAGCGGCACGTTCAATGCCACCGGCATCCAGCAGAACGGCAGCATGGACACCAAGGCCGTCTGGCTGGGCCAGGATTGCGGGGCGGTGAAACCGCGGTCCTGA